A window of Methanosphaera sp. WGK6 contains these coding sequences:
- a CDS encoding DNA-directed DNA polymerase II small subunit produces MSKNIIKKFQKAEILLNNNAYAEIKGHDDYDYLINELIEYLEENENDQYIITTQTIRNYQEQERARIHEAIIENPKTREIRANQETPYEIVMDVTNKSYTDGDIQDLNKYFNSRYEKLKKIIQENPEFKKINELKTTKTNIDNLHTIGIVNSINNTKNGHKIIEIEDPTGTGSVIVLKDNEDLINSSQTIVKDEVIGVSGSTNGNLIRADEIVHPGIQRRPIDKEMDFSIVFISDVHIGSKQFDEQAFNKFIKWLNGNYGNEKQQDLANDVKYLVIGGDLVDGIGIYPNQEKELKIKDIYQQYEEAGRLLGDITDIPIILSPGNHDATRLAEPQPALTEKYAKDLCNQKNIEMVSNPSVVNLDNIKVQVYHGRSFDDIVMALNNYTHADTDKIMRLLLEKRHLAPIYGERTPLASEFEDYLVIDEVPDVLHTGHVHINSHVKYKGVHMLNSGTFQKQTEFQKIYNIVPTCGQVPVLNQGTFQMLNFNE; encoded by the coding sequence ATGTCAAAGAATATAATTAAGAAATTTCAAAAAGCAGAAATTTTATTAAATAATAATGCATATGCTGAAATAAAAGGTCATGATGATTATGATTATTTAATAAATGAATTAATAGAATATTTAGAAGAAAATGAAAATGATCAGTACATCATAACTACTCAAACTATAAGAAATTATCAAGAACAAGAAAGAGCACGTATTCATGAAGCTATTATAGAAAATCCTAAAACAAGAGAAATAAGAGCAAATCAAGAAACACCATATGAAATTGTAATGGATGTAACTAATAAATCATATACAGATGGAGATATTCAGGATTTGAATAAATATTTTAACAGCAGATATGAAAAACTAAAAAAAATCATACAAGAAAATCCCGAATTTAAAAAAATCAATGAACTTAAAACAACGAAAACAAATATAGATAATCTTCATACTATTGGTATTGTTAACAGTATAAATAATACAAAGAATGGACATAAAATAATTGAAATAGAGGATCCCACAGGAACAGGAAGTGTAATTGTTCTAAAAGATAATGAAGATTTAATAAATAGTAGTCAAACAATAGTTAAAGATGAAGTTATTGGTGTTAGTGGAAGTACTAATGGAAATCTCATAAGAGCAGATGAAATTGTTCATCCAGGAATTCAAAGAAGACCTATTGATAAAGAAATGGATTTTTCAATAGTATTTATTTCAGATGTTCATATTGGAAGTAAACAATTTGATGAACAAGCATTCAATAAATTCATTAAATGGCTTAATGGTAATTATGGAAATGAAAAACAACAAGATTTAGCAAATGATGTTAAATACTTAGTTATTGGTGGAGATCTAGTTGATGGTATTGGAATATATCCAAATCAAGAAAAAGAATTGAAAATTAAAGATATATATCAACAATATGAAGAAGCAGGAAGATTACTAGGAGATATTACTGACATTCCTATAATCTTATCACCAGGTAACCACGATGCAACTAGACTTGCAGAACCTCAACCTGCATTAACGGAAAAATATGCTAAAGATTTATGTAACCAGAAAAATATTGAAATGGTAAGTAATCCATCAGTTGTTAACTTAGATAATATTAAAGTTCAAGTGTATCATGGTAGAAGTTTTGATGATATTGTAATGGCATTAAATAATTATACTCATGCTGATACAGATAAAATAATGAGATTATTACTTGAAAAAAGACATCTTGCACCTATTTATGGTGAAAGAACACCTCTTGCAAGTGAATTTGAGGATTATCTTGTAATTGATGAAGTTCCAGATGTACTTCATACAGGACACGTTCATATTAATTCACATGTAAAATATAAAGGTGTTCATATGCTTAATTCAGGAACATTCCAGAAACAAACAGAATTCCAGAAAATATATAATATTGTACCAACATGTGGACAAGTTCCAGTGTTAAATCAGGGTACATTCCAAATGTTAAATTTCAATGAATAA
- a CDS encoding UPF0147 family protein: MSDIMNNEQIFGNCIEILSQIINDTSVPRNIRKAAEDSTTLLGKDEEPTIKASTVISILDDISNDPNIPIHARILVWNILSELESVKD; the protein is encoded by the coding sequence ATGAGTGACATAATGAATAATGAACAAATATTTGGAAATTGTATTGAAATTTTATCACAAATTATCAATGATACAAGTGTACCAAGAAATATAAGAAAAGCAGCAGAAGATTCAACAACTCTTTTAGGTAAAGATGAAGAACCAACCATAAAAGCAAGTACTGTTATATCTATTTTAGATGATATAAGTAATGATCCAAACATACCAATTCATGCTAGAATTCTTGTTTGGAACATTTTAAGTGAACTTGAATCAGTTAAAGATTAA
- a CDS encoding class II aldolase/adducin family protein, whose product MDNKIIEKIVNTAHHIYNKNMIIGKAGNISIIDESKNYIYITASGTDFKSLKYEDVIKVNINDLTYVSSENRVPSMETSLHTGVYKKRLDVKSVVHIHSPYATAFAFSKRKLRQQEGFGEITGEYITEVDYYPPGSKKLAEHASDALIEDDCILLKNHGLIGVGKDIDEATLLCEYVEGIAKTQYITHVLNL is encoded by the coding sequence ATGGATAATAAAATTATAGAAAAAATAGTTAATACTGCTCATCATATTTATAATAAAAATATGATTATAGGTAAAGCAGGAAACATTAGTATTATTGATGAAAGTAAAAACTATATTTATATTACAGCATCAGGTACTGATTTTAAAAGTTTAAAGTATGAAGATGTTATTAAAGTTAATATAAATGATTTAACATATGTTTCAAGTGAAAATAGAGTTCCTTCAATGGAAACTAGTTTACATACAGGTGTATATAAAAAAAGATTAGATGTTAAAAGTGTAGTCCATATTCATTCACCATATGCTACTGCATTTGCATTTAGTAAAAGAAAATTACGTCAACAAGAAGGCTTTGGTGAAATTACTGGAGAATATATTACAGAAGTTGATTATTATCCACCAGGTAGTAAAAAATTAGCTGAACATGCTAGTGATGCTCTTATAGAAGATGATTGTATTCTACTAAAAAATCATGGTTTAATTGGAGTTGGAAAAGATATTGATGAAGCTACTCTTCTATGTGAATATGTAGAAGGTATAGCTAAAACTCAATATATTACCCATGTACTTAATCTTTAA